A region from the Halosolutus gelatinilyticus genome encodes:
- a CDS encoding DUF5787 family protein, which yields MSEFAFELALCAALEERREGIVARQLGASVAASGGRILDVVRVDPGPEFADRVALTAETIPDAAIESAVGSGRARYWKDAFDCHPARARRATERALEIGFFERELRPGREYVRQVARYPDWYDRIVGIENKPDLGRPGDLEAQLRTDVSLALVDEVVLATGSYVTRAHLNRIPEEVGVWRIHRDGPSTARTADDRTPDRVPPVEIEVVREPTPLPVADPGIEPIESHPGKTDIAVVSAKEKARARRRIAERAYGKGWRTYAFPDCASCRPADSSGATVPYCEWKDRVVDAGSECGPSCPGYEADSAPEIDLDGERARRTPWDPDPTGRRRRQSGLDRFG from the coding sequence GTGTCCGAGTTCGCGTTCGAACTCGCCCTCTGTGCCGCCCTCGAGGAGCGACGCGAGGGGATCGTCGCCCGCCAACTCGGCGCGAGCGTGGCGGCGTCCGGCGGCCGAATCCTCGACGTCGTCCGCGTCGATCCCGGCCCGGAGTTCGCCGATCGGGTCGCCCTCACCGCGGAGACGATCCCCGACGCGGCGATCGAATCGGCCGTCGGGAGCGGCCGCGCCCGCTACTGGAAGGACGCCTTCGACTGCCACCCGGCGCGGGCTCGCCGGGCCACGGAGCGCGCCCTCGAGATCGGCTTCTTCGAGCGCGAACTGCGACCCGGCCGCGAGTACGTCCGACAGGTCGCCCGCTACCCCGACTGGTACGATCGCATCGTCGGGATCGAGAACAAGCCCGACCTCGGCCGGCCGGGCGACCTCGAGGCGCAGTTGCGGACCGACGTCAGCCTCGCGCTGGTCGACGAGGTCGTGCTCGCGACGGGGAGCTACGTCACGCGCGCGCACCTGAACCGCATCCCCGAGGAAGTCGGCGTTTGGCGGATCCACCGCGACGGCCCGTCCACCGCTCGAACCGCCGACGATCGGACTCCCGACCGCGTTCCGCCCGTCGAGATCGAGGTCGTCCGCGAACCGACGCCGTTGCCGGTCGCCGACCCCGGCATCGAACCGATCGAGTCGCACCCCGGGAAAACCGATATCGCCGTCGTCTCCGCGAAAGAGAAGGCCCGCGCACGCCGCCGAATCGCCGAACGGGCCTACGGGAAGGGGTGGCGAACGTACGCCTTCCCCGACTGTGCGTCCTGTCGACCGGCCGACTCGAGCGGCGCGACGGTGCCGTACTGCGAGTGGAAAGACCGCGTCGTCGACGCGGGGTCGGAGTGCGGGCCGTCGTGTCCGGGATACGAGGCGGACTCGGCCCCCGAGATCGACCTCGACGGCGAGCGAGCGCGGCGAACGCCGTGGGACCCCGATCCGACGGGGAGACGACGTCGGCAGTCGGGCCTCGATCGGTTCGGATGA
- the pstB gene encoding phosphate ABC transporter ATP-binding protein PstB — protein sequence MSYDTTPETDTSTESRPDRDESDGEQTGAAGATADESLLSTSIEVDDRRRPVTDGTPIIETRDLDVYYGDERALRGVEMAIPENRVTALIGPSGCGKSTFLRSINRMNDLIDVARVDGVIEFDGKNVYDGDVDPVALRRKIGMVFQKPNPFPKSIYDNVAYGLKVQGLADAIDLDAAVERALKNAALWDEVAEQLDKSALDLSGGQQQRLCIARAIAPDPEVILMDEPASALDPIATSKIEDLIDDLSEEYTVVIVTHNMQQAARISDKTAVFLTGGELVEFDDTAKIFENPENDRVEDYITGKFG from the coding sequence ATGAGCTACGACACCACACCCGAAACCGACACCAGCACCGAATCGCGACCGGATCGCGACGAATCCGACGGCGAGCAGACCGGCGCCGCCGGGGCGACCGCGGACGAGTCGCTGCTCAGCACGTCGATCGAGGTCGACGATCGCAGACGGCCCGTCACCGACGGGACGCCCATCATCGAGACCCGCGACCTCGACGTCTACTACGGCGACGAGCGGGCCCTCCGAGGCGTCGAGATGGCCATTCCGGAGAACCGGGTGACGGCGCTGATCGGCCCCTCGGGCTGCGGCAAGTCGACGTTCCTGCGGTCGATCAACCGGATGAACGACCTCATCGACGTCGCCAGGGTCGACGGCGTCATCGAGTTCGACGGGAAGAACGTCTACGACGGGGACGTCGACCCCGTCGCCCTGCGGCGGAAGATCGGGATGGTCTTCCAGAAACCCAATCCGTTTCCGAAGTCGATCTACGACAACGTCGCCTACGGGCTGAAGGTCCAGGGGCTCGCCGACGCGATCGACCTCGACGCCGCCGTCGAACGCGCGCTGAAAAACGCCGCGCTGTGGGACGAGGTCGCCGAGCAGCTCGACAAGTCGGCGCTCGATCTCTCCGGCGGCCAGCAACAGCGCCTCTGTATCGCCCGCGCGATCGCCCCCGATCCCGAGGTCATCCTGATGGACGAGCCGGCGTCGGCGCTCGATCCGATCGCCACCTCGAAGATCGAGGACCTCATCGACGACCTCTCCGAGGAGTACACGGTCGTGATCGTCACGCACAACATGCAGCAGGCGGCCCGCATCTCCGATAAGACCGCCGTCTTCCTCACCGGCGGCGAACTCGTCGAGTTCGACGACACCGCGAAAATCTTCGAGAATCCCGAGAACGATCGCGTCGAGGACTACATCACCGGCAAGTTCGGCTAA
- the pstC gene encoding phosphate ABC transporter permease subunit PstC yields MSTESTTPDLTRSRRGETTIERLYKWALFGCAALTVFVTGAIIVTLTADAVKFFEEVDAFEFLTGTVWKPSSRQEFGVLPLVTATLTVTIISALVAIPIGTAAAVFLSEYASDRMRSVLKPSLEVLAGIPTVVYGYLALVYLTPWLRAAGAPLNFQNLLSASIMVGILIIPMVSSLSEDAMSAVPDELRQAGYGLGATKYEVSTDIVIPAAASGIFSSYILAISRAIGETMVVVVAGGMSARMLDTSNPFAHVFESGETMTAAMVHAVSSDAVGGTPEYYAMFAIGLTLFSITFAMNLISNRIAARYKEDYQ; encoded by the coding sequence ATGAGTACCGAATCGACGACCCCCGACCTGACCAGATCGAGGCGCGGAGAAACCACGATAGAACGACTGTACAAGTGGGCGCTGTTCGGCTGTGCCGCGCTGACGGTGTTCGTGACGGGCGCGATCATCGTCACGCTGACCGCCGACGCCGTCAAGTTCTTCGAGGAGGTCGACGCCTTCGAGTTTCTGACCGGAACGGTCTGGAAACCCTCGAGCCGCCAGGAGTTCGGCGTCCTCCCGCTGGTGACCGCGACGCTCACCGTGACGATCATCTCGGCACTGGTCGCCATCCCGATCGGGACGGCCGCGGCGGTCTTCCTGAGCGAGTACGCGAGCGACCGAATGCGATCGGTGCTCAAGCCCTCGCTCGAGGTTCTCGCGGGGATTCCGACCGTCGTCTACGGCTACCTGGCGCTCGTCTACCTGACGCCCTGGCTTCGCGCGGCCGGCGCGCCGCTGAACTTCCAGAACCTGCTCAGCGCCTCGATCATGGTGGGCATCCTGATCATCCCGATGGTCTCGTCGCTGTCGGAGGACGCGATGAGCGCCGTCCCGGACGAACTCCGACAGGCCGGGTACGGCCTCGGGGCAACCAAGTACGAGGTGTCGACCGACATCGTCATCCCGGCCGCCGCCTCCGGCATCTTTTCGTCGTACATCCTCGCGATCTCGCGAGCGATCGGCGAGACGATGGTCGTCGTGGTGGCCGGCGGGATGAGCGCACGGATGCTCGACACGTCGAATCCGTTCGCTCACGTCTTCGAATCGGGAGAGACGATGACCGCCGCGATGGTCCACGCCGTCTCGAGCGACGCGGTCGGGGGGACCCCGGAGTACTATGCGATGTTCGCGATCGGGTTGACCCTGTTCTCCATCACGTTCGCGATGAACCTGATCAGCAATCGAATCGCCGCACGCTACAAGGAGGACTACCAATGA
- a CDS encoding PstS family phosphate ABC transporter substrate-binding protein, translated as MTDNQFGRSVGTVSRRTFLATSGALGTVAIAGCSETDANNNESEGDGSGGSELSGEVRITGSSTVYPISNQMAERFMDENPEVNVTVDSTGSGGGFQNHFCPGDSDINGASRPIKEEEESQCSDNGVTPIEMQVAGDALTMAVSNDNDWVDCMSYDELTQIWKRDGAEMWSDVNSDWPDEPFDLYGPDTTSGTYDWFTENVSDGTHTADHEGTEDDNIIIEALQQNPYAMGYFGYAYYAENESSVKALEIKKEEGGDCVAPSLQAASNGDYPMARPLFIYPSEEALEREEVQAFVEFYIENTSKDWIADEVGYVPANDDLVQENLDKI; from the coding sequence ATGACGGACAACCAGTTCGGGCGTTCGGTGGGTACGGTTTCACGACGGACATTCCTCGCCACGAGCGGGGCCCTGGGAACGGTCGCGATCGCGGGCTGTTCCGAAACCGATGCGAACAACAACGAGAGCGAGGGCGACGGCAGCGGCGGCAGCGAACTCTCCGGTGAAGTCCGAATCACGGGTTCGAGCACCGTCTACCCGATCTCGAACCAGATGGCCGAGCGGTTCATGGACGAGAACCCCGAGGTGAACGTCACCGTCGACTCGACGGGCAGCGGCGGCGGGTTCCAGAACCACTTCTGCCCCGGCGACTCGGACATCAACGGCGCCTCCCGACCGATCAAGGAGGAGGAGGAGAGTCAGTGTAGCGACAACGGCGTCACGCCGATCGAGATGCAGGTCGCCGGCGACGCGCTCACGATGGCCGTCAGCAACGACAACGACTGGGTCGACTGCATGAGCTACGACGAACTGACCCAGATCTGGAAGCGCGACGGCGCCGAGATGTGGTCCGACGTCAATTCCGACTGGCCGGACGAACCGTTCGACCTCTACGGCCCGGACACGACCTCGGGCACGTACGACTGGTTCACCGAGAACGTCAGCGACGGCACGCACACGGCCGACCACGAGGGGACCGAGGACGACAACATCATCATCGAAGCCCTCCAGCAGAACCCGTACGCGATGGGCTACTTCGGCTACGCCTACTACGCGGAAAACGAGAGCAGCGTGAAGGCCCTCGAAATCAAGAAGGAAGAGGGCGGCGACTGCGTCGCACCGAGCCTCCAGGCCGCCAGCAACGGCGACTACCCGATGGCCCGACCGCTGTTCATCTACCCCTCGGAGGAGGCCCTCGAGCGCGAGGAGGTGCAGGCGTTCGTCGAGTTCTACATCGAGAACACCTCGAAGGACTGGATCGCCGACGAGGTCGGCTACGTGCCGGCCAACGACGATCTCGTCCAGGAGAACCTCGACAAGATCTGA
- a CDS encoding winged helix-turn-helix domain-containing protein, translating to MSRSDVSSERDSLLECTDCLDPADAFALVGNETRLSILEALWAADERPVSFSDLRRAVGMRDSAQFNYHLQKLTGHFVTQVEDGYAFKHAGEKVVRSVIAGSFNEHPSIEPFSVEGSCFACGGALRASYEDERLAIGCTDCGHGHGEYAFPPGGLNDRTRAEIADAFDQRVRHLHCLAADGVCPECSGRMTTTVVEDDDCCLGVSRRVDHECAQCGHTLCSAVGLRLLDHSEVVTFHRERGVSLDERPYWTLPWCVSDEYTSVVDRDPLRLEVRIPIAGDELRVTMDEDLTVLETRIDGA from the coding sequence ATGAGTCGATCGGACGTCTCGAGCGAGCGCGACAGCTTGCTCGAGTGCACGGACTGTCTCGACCCCGCCGACGCGTTCGCGCTCGTCGGGAACGAGACGCGGTTATCGATCCTCGAGGCGCTGTGGGCGGCCGACGAACGCCCCGTCTCGTTCTCCGACCTGCGCCGAGCGGTCGGGATGCGCGATTCGGCGCAGTTCAACTACCACCTCCAGAAGCTGACGGGACACTTCGTCACGCAGGTCGAGGACGGCTACGCGTTCAAACACGCCGGCGAGAAGGTCGTCCGCTCGGTGATCGCCGGCTCGTTCAACGAACACCCGTCGATCGAGCCGTTCTCGGTCGAGGGCTCCTGTTTCGCCTGCGGCGGCGCGTTGCGGGCGAGCTACGAGGACGAACGACTCGCCATCGGCTGCACCGACTGCGGTCACGGTCACGGTGAGTACGCGTTCCCGCCGGGCGGGCTGAACGATCGCACGCGCGCGGAGATCGCGGACGCCTTCGACCAGCGGGTCCGTCACCTGCACTGCCTCGCGGCCGACGGCGTCTGTCCGGAGTGTAGCGGCCGCATGACGACGACCGTCGTCGAGGACGACGACTGCTGTCTCGGCGTGAGCCGTCGGGTCGATCACGAGTGCGCTCAGTGTGGCCACACGCTCTGTTCGGCCGTCGGCCTGCGCCTGCTCGACCACTCCGAGGTCGTCACCTTCCACCGCGAACGAGGCGTCTCGCTCGACGAGCGCCCCTACTGGACGCTGCCGTGGTGCGTCTCCGACGAGTACACGAGCGTCGTCGATCGCGACCCGCTGCGACTCGAGGTCAGGATCCCGATCGCGGGCGACGAACTCCGGGTGACGATGGACGAGGATCTCACCGTCCTCGAGACGCGGATCGACGGCGCCTGA
- a CDS encoding sensor histidine kinase produces the protein MRPSECTIQLLIEEAGNRAAVRELLDGRYDVDVDQSVDEADCYLVDDHTFPAYHTELREHVEASDPVFCPIILVRRPDSAVRISLPDAGDRESPVLIDDIVDAPIDPDLLFRRINTLLVRRNQSRDLLHYITRLEESNRSLEQFAYAASHDLQEPLRMVSSYLQLIEQRHGDEFDADAEDFLEFAVDGADRMRSMIDGLLEYSRVDTSGESLERVDLNDVLDEVRSNLQVKIHEHDAGISVESLPRVRGDPNQLVQLFQNLLSNAIEYSGDDPPRIRVSAERATSGASSGDPRDAASRGAAMWNVAVDDDGIGIDADGQERIFDVFQRLHSHDEHDGTGIGLALCKRIVERHNGDIRVDSEPGAGATFTVTLPAIEESDA, from the coding sequence ATGAGGCCAAGCGAGTGCACTATTCAACTGCTCATCGAAGAAGCGGGAAACCGCGCCGCGGTCAGAGAACTTCTCGACGGCCGCTACGACGTCGACGTAGATCAGTCGGTCGACGAGGCCGACTGTTACCTCGTCGACGATCACACGTTTCCCGCGTACCACACCGAGCTCCGCGAGCACGTCGAAGCGAGCGATCCCGTATTTTGCCCGATCATCCTCGTTCGCCGCCCGGACAGCGCGGTTCGGATTTCGCTGCCGGACGCGGGGGATCGGGAATCACCCGTGCTCATCGACGACATCGTCGACGCGCCGATCGATCCGGATCTCCTCTTTCGCCGGATCAATACCCTCCTCGTCCGGCGCAACCAGTCGAGGGATCTGCTCCACTACATCACGCGGCTCGAAGAGTCCAACAGATCCCTCGAGCAGTTCGCCTACGCGGCGTCACACGACCTCCAGGAACCCCTGCGGATGGTCTCGAGTTACCTGCAGCTGATCGAGCAGCGCCACGGCGACGAGTTCGACGCCGACGCCGAGGACTTTCTCGAGTTCGCCGTCGATGGCGCCGATCGCATGCGCAGCATGATCGACGGCCTGCTCGAGTACTCGCGGGTCGACACGAGCGGAGAGTCGCTGGAGCGGGTCGACCTGAACGACGTGCTCGACGAGGTGCGTTCGAACCTTCAAGTGAAGATCCACGAACACGACGCCGGGATCAGCGTCGAGTCGCTCCCCCGCGTCCGGGGCGACCCCAACCAGCTCGTACAGCTGTTTCAGAACCTGCTGTCGAACGCGATCGAGTACAGCGGCGACGACCCGCCGCGGATTCGCGTTTCCGCCGAACGGGCGACTTCCGGAGCGTCCTCGGGCGATCCCCGAGACGCCGCGTCTCGAGGGGCGGCGATGTGGAACGTGGCCGTCGACGACGACGGCATCGGCATCGATGCGGACGGCCAGGAGCGCATCTTCGACGTGTTTCAGCGACTGCACAGTCACGACGAACACGACGGGACCGGCATCGGTCTCGCGCTCTGTAAGCGGATCGTCGAGCGGCACAACGGGGACATCCGAGTCGACTCCGAACCGGGTGCGGGAGCGACGTTTACGGTTACCCTGCCCGCGATCGAGGAGTCCGACGCGTAA
- the pstA gene encoding phosphate ABC transporter permease PstA: MATADERTRQWFGSEGQISQLRGAVFKYSCLGATLLALALVFVFLLYVANDAIQPASASTGWLLTVAATIVLPAILLAAYYYFRDTRAGEVAYISFGLPIVATLLAGGALVVFRHVVSPHEWFALVIATGVAYGGITLHARERGAASALEQFAVRVGVPILAVVGVPGFAVDRTISTPILGQELFHLSFSVPTVLPSLRGLILSLPMLPMDWLSLLLAFTLPVAAVAALRVRAVRESARDAELVAGLIVGVAAVGFVAAPLVGVVATTWVIVATVVVAPIVLYLESVLRRGEGVAGLAFPLVVGGGAIVAALVVQTLGYAGPDLWLDWQFLTDNASVNPEDAGIYPALVGSIMILIVVAVVAFPIGVGAAIYLEEYAPSQGRGSKLVELIEINIANLAGVPSVVYGVLGLAVFVRGVGLSSGIVIVGGLTVALLILPIVIVSAQEAIRAVPDSLRRASYGMGATKWQTVRSVVLPRAAPGILTGTILALGRAIGETAPLLMIAIAAVVRLSPDSFFSLTGAMPRQIFTWSTEIKPEFRYGVLAAGVVTLLVVMLMMNGTAIALRNRYQRQE, from the coding sequence ATGGCGACGGCGGACGAGCGAACCCGGCAGTGGTTCGGTTCCGAGGGCCAGATCAGCCAGCTTCGGGGAGCGGTGTTCAAGTACTCCTGTCTCGGCGCGACGCTGCTCGCGCTCGCGCTGGTGTTTGTGTTCCTCCTGTACGTGGCCAACGACGCTATCCAGCCGGCGTCGGCCTCGACGGGCTGGCTGCTGACGGTCGCCGCGACGATCGTCCTGCCCGCGATCCTGCTGGCCGCCTACTACTACTTCCGCGACACGCGGGCGGGAGAGGTGGCCTACATCTCGTTCGGCCTGCCGATCGTGGCGACGCTGCTCGCGGGCGGCGCGCTCGTCGTCTTCAGACACGTCGTCAGCCCGCACGAGTGGTTCGCGCTGGTTATCGCGACGGGCGTCGCGTACGGCGGTATCACACTTCACGCCCGGGAGCGGGGCGCCGCGTCGGCCCTGGAGCAGTTCGCGGTCAGGGTCGGCGTTCCGATTCTCGCCGTCGTCGGCGTACCCGGGTTCGCCGTCGACCGGACGATCTCGACGCCGATCCTCGGACAGGAACTGTTCCACCTGTCGTTTTCGGTTCCGACCGTGCTGCCGAGCCTGCGGGGGCTCATCCTCTCGCTGCCGATGTTGCCGATGGACTGGCTCTCGCTGTTGCTGGCGTTCACGCTCCCGGTCGCCGCCGTCGCGGCGCTGCGCGTCCGGGCCGTTCGAGAGAGCGCTCGGGACGCGGAGCTCGTCGCCGGCCTCATCGTCGGCGTGGCCGCGGTCGGGTTCGTCGCAGCACCGCTGGTCGGCGTCGTCGCGACGACGTGGGTGATCGTCGCGACGGTCGTCGTCGCCCCGATCGTCCTGTACCTCGAGTCCGTTCTTCGACGGGGCGAAGGGGTCGCCGGCCTGGCGTTCCCGCTCGTCGTCGGCGGCGGCGCGATCGTCGCCGCACTCGTCGTCCAGACGCTCGGTTACGCCGGCCCCGACCTCTGGCTCGACTGGCAGTTCCTGACCGACAACGCCAGCGTGAACCCGGAGGACGCGGGGATCTACCCCGCCCTCGTCGGGTCGATAATGATCCTGATCGTCGTCGCCGTCGTCGCGTTCCCGATCGGCGTCGGCGCCGCGATCTACCTCGAGGAGTACGCCCCCAGTCAGGGCCGCGGGAGTAAACTCGTCGAACTCATCGAGATCAACATCGCCAACCTCGCGGGCGTTCCGTCGGTGGTCTACGGCGTCCTCGGTCTCGCGGTGTTCGTCCGCGGGGTCGGGCTGTCGTCCGGGATCGTCATCGTCGGCGGGCTAACCGTCGCGTTGCTGATCTTGCCGATCGTCATCGTCTCCGCCCAGGAGGCGATCCGCGCGGTTCCCGATTCGCTGCGCCGGGCCTCCTACGGCATGGGCGCGACGAAGTGGCAGACCGTCCGCAGCGTCGTCCTGCCGCGGGCGGCGCCCGGGATCCTCACCGGGACGATCCTCGCGCTCGGCCGCGCGATCGGCGAGACGGCGCCCCTGTTGATGATCGCGATCGCGGCCGTCGTCCGCCTCTCGCCGGACTCGTTTTTCAGCCTGACCGGCGCGATGCCGCGACAGATCTTCACCTGGTCGACGGAGATCAAGCCCGAGTTCCGCTACGGCGTCCTCGCGGCGGGGGTCGTCACGCTGCTCGTCGTGATGCTGATGATGAACGGGACGGCGATCGCCCTTCGAAATAGGTACCAGCGACAGGAGTGA
- a CDS encoding PhoU domain-containing protein yields MTQRALSNGALDPVERKVQLAGNSTFVVSLPKDWAIEQGLESGMSMYLYPHEDRLVAATETVSTRERTATVDAGTVPAETAVRRVRSAYAIGCDRITVTGLDDADSRLRRRLERTVTRLIGTAIQEDTGDRLVIANLLDSSEVSLPQTVAQTQQLALELYDDAIDAVLTDDPDLARRVIDRDDDVDRLVAFVSRGFHRGLENVHEIERLGTDRLSAFRHYRIARQLERIADHAAGIATVATRQSRPPGRALADRLEAVATDARTVVDRSVSGDPDRACETMNDLREAIARLDRELADGTDANAYLYGALLRRIRRTAEHGIAVADATSESWIEN; encoded by the coding sequence ATGACCCAACGCGCGCTGTCGAACGGGGCGCTCGATCCGGTCGAGCGGAAGGTGCAACTCGCCGGAAACTCGACGTTCGTCGTCTCCCTGCCGAAGGACTGGGCAATCGAGCAGGGACTCGAATCCGGCATGTCGATGTACCTCTATCCGCACGAGGATCGACTGGTCGCCGCGACCGAGACGGTATCGACGCGAGAGCGAACCGCGACCGTCGACGCCGGCACCGTCCCGGCGGAGACGGCGGTGCGACGCGTCAGGAGCGCGTACGCGATCGGCTGCGACCGGATCACCGTGACCGGCCTCGACGACGCCGACTCGCGGCTCCGGCGGCGGCTCGAACGAACGGTCACCCGACTCATCGGGACCGCGATTCAGGAGGATACCGGCGATCGTCTCGTGATCGCGAACCTGCTCGACAGCAGCGAGGTGTCGCTGCCCCAGACGGTCGCGCAGACCCAGCAACTCGCGCTCGAACTGTACGACGACGCCATCGATGCCGTCCTGACGGACGATCCCGATCTCGCACGCCGCGTGATCGATCGGGACGACGACGTCGATCGACTGGTCGCGTTCGTCAGCCGCGGCTTCCACCGCGGGCTGGAGAACGTCCACGAGATCGAACGGCTCGGAACGGATCGGCTGTCCGCGTTTCGCCACTACCGGATCGCGCGACAGCTCGAACGGATCGCCGATCACGCCGCGGGGATCGCGACGGTGGCGACGAGACAGTCGAGGCCGCCGGGCCGGGCGCTCGCCGATCGGCTCGAGGCGGTCGCGACCGACGCGCGGACCGTCGTCGACCGGTCCGTATCCGGCGACCCCGATCGGGCGTGCGAGACGATGAACGATCTTCGCGAGGCGATCGCCCGACTCGACCGGGAGCTCGCCGACGGGACCGACGCGAACGCGTACCTGTACGGGGCGCTCCTCCGTCGAATCCGGCGAACCGCCGAGCACGGGATCGCCGTCGCCGACGCGACGAGCGAATCGTGGATCGAGAACTGA
- the phoU gene encoding phosphate signaling complex protein PhoU: MSRTEYQRQLERLRGDVLEMSDVVCDRLRRALEAYETKDDDLAARVIDGDHEINRQYLDLEQDCIELLALQQPVAGDLRFIAASFKIITDLERIGDLAVNLAEYTRRAERDRYPDVDVAHIGAETVTMVEEAVRAYADDDGAATHDIAAMDDEIDAQCERASRIVVRDLMDAETDDDELLEDVSRLLLALRDVERVGDHAVNIAARTLYMVENDDELIY; this comes from the coding sequence ATGTCACGAACCGAATATCAACGCCAGCTCGAACGACTGCGCGGGGACGTACTCGAGATGAGCGACGTCGTCTGCGACCGGCTCCGACGCGCGCTCGAGGCGTACGAGACGAAAGACGACGACCTCGCGGCGCGGGTCATCGACGGAGATCACGAGATCAACCGGCAGTATCTCGACCTCGAGCAGGACTGCATCGAGTTGCTCGCGCTCCAGCAACCGGTCGCCGGGGACCTGCGCTTTATCGCCGCCTCGTTCAAGATCATCACCGATCTGGAGCGGATCGGCGACCTTGCCGTCAACCTGGCCGAGTACACCCGGCGGGCCGAACGGGACCGCTACCCGGACGTCGACGTCGCGCACATCGGCGCCGAAACGGTCACGATGGTCGAGGAGGCCGTGCGAGCGTACGCCGACGACGACGGCGCCGCGACGCACGACATCGCCGCGATGGACGACGAGATCGACGCGCAGTGCGAACGGGCGAGTCGGATCGTGGTCCGCGACCTCATGGACGCCGAGACCGACGACGACGAGCTCCTCGAAGATGTCTCCCGGCTGTTGCTGGCGCTCCGGGACGTCGAACGGGTCGGGGACCACGCGGTCAACATCGCCGCTCGGACGCTGTACATGGTCGAGAACGACGACGAACTGATCTACTGA
- a CDS encoding phosphate uptake regulator PhoU, which yields METRKVQVTGGSTFTVSLPKTWATENDVSNGTTVEIYSQADTLIVTPQRESDRQEGTLDVSSLDGEQLIRAVLTMYVSGFDLIRLEADRISTDQRQSIRTAVQGLIGVEVVDESADGVVVQDLLDSSELSIVTAVTRMRLIAASMLEDAITALVENDDDMARDVIARDDDVDRLWLVVSRIFRAALRSPGAAEGLGVSREDCFDYHSSARQLERVADHAVKISQLALKLEAIPDDVAGALLDLHADASALLEKSMDALFADESDEATDLGHDALESVLDIDEHTRRIDDMLRELDPVQAQSLGLILDSLSRSADYGGNIAETALQKAAPRP from the coding sequence ATGGAGACGCGCAAGGTACAGGTCACCGGTGGGTCGACCTTTACCGTCTCGCTTCCGAAGACCTGGGCGACGGAGAACGACGTCAGTAACGGGACGACCGTCGAAATCTACTCGCAGGCGGACACGTTGATCGTGACGCCACAGCGGGAGAGCGATCGACAGGAAGGAACGCTCGACGTCTCGAGCCTCGACGGCGAGCAGTTGATCCGGGCCGTGTTGACGATGTACGTCAGCGGCTTCGATCTCATCCGGCTCGAAGCCGATCGGATCTCCACGGACCAGCGCCAGTCGATCCGGACCGCGGTCCAGGGCCTCATCGGCGTCGAAGTCGTCGACGAATCGGCCGACGGCGTCGTCGTCCAGGACCTGCTCGACTCCTCGGAGCTGTCGATCGTCACCGCCGTGACGCGCATGCGCCTGATCGCCGCGTCGATGCTCGAGGACGCGATCACCGCCCTCGTCGAGAACGACGACGATATGGCGCGGGACGTCATCGCCCGCGACGACGACGTCGATCGGCTCTGGCTCGTCGTCTCCCGGATCTTCCGGGCGGCGCTCCGATCGCCGGGTGCGGCCGAAGGACTCGGCGTCTCCCGGGAGGACTGTTTCGACTACCACTCGAGCGCCCGCCAGCTCGAACGGGTCGCGGACCACGCCGTCAAGATCAGTCAGCTCGCGCTCAAACTCGAGGCGATCCCCGACGACGTCGCCGGCGCCCTGCTCGATCTCCACGCGGACGCGTCGGCGCTCCTCGAGAAGTCGATGGACGCGCTGTTCGCCGACGAGAGCGACGAGGCGACCGATCTCGGTCACGACGCCCTCGAGTCCGTCCTCGACATCGACGAACACACCCGCCGTATCGACGACATGCTCCGCGAACTCGATCCCGTCCAGGCCCAGTCGCTGGGGTTGATCCTCGACTCCCTCTCTCGGAGCGCCGACTACGGCGGCAACATCGCCGAAACCGCGCTCCAGAAGGCCGCACCGCGGCCCTGA